A single Aulosira sp. FACHB-615 DNA region contains:
- a CDS encoding VOC family protein, whose amino-acid sequence MQITQSLHTAILVTDLERAENFYTQVLGLSKIDRSLKYPGAWYQVGDYQVHLIVASTVPTDNPNEKWGRNPHIAFAVADLEQAKQELLSQNYPIQASASGRSAIFTQDPDGNVIEISQQ is encoded by the coding sequence ATGCAGATTACCCAAAGCCTTCATACAGCCATTCTCGTTACCGACTTAGAACGCGCTGAAAACTTTTACACTCAAGTGTTGGGATTATCTAAAATTGACCGTTCCCTAAAATATCCTGGTGCATGGTATCAAGTCGGCGACTATCAAGTTCATCTCATAGTCGCATCCACAGTACCAACCGATAACCCCAACGAAAAATGGGGACGTAATCCCCATATCGCTTTTGCAGTAGCTGATTTAGAACAAGCTAAACAAGAACTGCTGAGTCAAAATTATCCTATTCAAGCCAGCGCCTCTGGTCGCTCCGCCATCTTTACTCAAGATCCCGACGGAAATGTAATTGAGATCAGTCAGCAGTGA
- a CDS encoding DUF4912 domain-containing protein has translation MAKERPPLEEMTLRQLRKVASEYSVSRYSRMRKSQLLAAIQEVQRSKASLSPSRSLEAQETVEAAKFELGQEDRTGGSLADVDEGLADLPGGYGESRIVLLPRDPQWAYTYWDIPNDHKEELRRQGGQQLALRIYDVTDISLDYQSPHSIQEYPVDELAREWYLPIPVSDRDYVIDIGYRTFDGRWLVLARSAQVHIPPVYPSDWIEDVFITVNFEEDLRGRTLYELVPPAKKLPTATGTNGNPIYDHIFGLAESAEAQRVAGSLFGSMQHVAGSVRPEQAISSYVFPSGVGMWAVPTVSGLTMSGAGMSGVGFSASAAPIRPRQFWLIADAELIVYGATEPDATVTIGGREIKLNPDGTFRFQMSFQDGLIDYPILAVAADGEQTRSIHMKFNRETPSRNTNTKEEAIPEWIF, from the coding sequence ATGGCAAAAGAACGCCCACCGCTAGAGGAGATGACACTGAGACAACTACGTAAAGTTGCCAGTGAGTATAGCGTCTCCCGCTATAGCCGAATGCGTAAATCACAGTTGTTGGCAGCAATTCAAGAAGTGCAGCGCAGCAAAGCGTCCCTTAGTCCATCTCGTTCACTTGAGGCACAGGAAACCGTGGAAGCAGCAAAATTTGAACTGGGTCAAGAAGACCGTACAGGTGGCTCTCTGGCTGATGTTGATGAAGGACTCGCCGATCTACCGGGTGGTTATGGTGAAAGCCGGATTGTACTTTTACCCCGTGATCCCCAATGGGCTTACACTTATTGGGATATTCCCAATGATCATAAAGAAGAACTGCGTCGTCAGGGCGGACAGCAATTAGCACTGCGGATTTATGATGTTACCGACATCAGTCTTGATTATCAAAGCCCCCACAGCATCCAAGAATATCCTGTTGATGAACTAGCAAGAGAATGGTATTTACCTATTCCTGTGAGCGATCGCGATTATGTTATCGATATTGGTTATCGGACTTTTGATGGTCGTTGGTTAGTTTTGGCGCGTTCTGCTCAAGTACACATTCCTCCTGTATACCCATCTGACTGGATTGAAGATGTCTTCATCACTGTTAATTTTGAAGAAGACCTGCGCGGTAGAACTCTGTACGAACTAGTACCACCAGCTAAGAAACTGCCAACAGCAACTGGTACAAATGGAAACCCCATCTACGACCACATCTTTGGTTTAGCCGAATCTGCCGAAGCACAACGGGTTGCAGGTTCTCTGTTTGGTTCTATGCAGCACGTAGCTGGTTCTGTACGCCCCGAACAGGCTATCAGTTCCTACGTCTTCCCATCTGGTGTTGGTATGTGGGCTGTTCCCACCGTGTCTGGTTTAACCATGTCTGGTGCAGGAATGTCTGGTGTTGGCTTCTCAGCTTCCGCCGCACCCATTCGTCCCCGCCAGTTCTGGTTAATTGCTGATGCGGAATTGATTGTTTACGGTGCAACTGAACCTGATGCGACTGTAACAATCGGCGGTCGTGAAATTAAACTGAATCCCGATGGGACATTCCGCTTCCAGATGTCCTTCCAAGATGGTTTAATTGACTACCCAATTTTGGCTGTGGCTGCTGATGGTGAGCAAACACGCTCAATTCACATGAAGTTCAATCGTGAAACACCATCTCGCAATACGAATACCAAAGAAGAAGCTATTCCCGAATGGATTTTCTAA
- a CDS encoding AAA family ATPase has translation MSNLIFLLKSINQYKKLGVFMFLQRIRVPDFRVLKNVDISFEKEFTPSIFPLGSLNGGGKSTLLQLIFVLLHCSIHEDRKIFLKNLIEGFKIDKDSDKRVLAIIDIWDGKQNIELEFFTCKESFVLDTYEQENNDSEISENNLSGKDVYDDIKKNQSEYSLGKTFYLLYEKKHRQEYFHRIFSKYLQSNKTGYICDVYTDNVDSSKEMLLCRFDNLEINDVESFLINLSEKVFLAAHISQIFLFLSANSRKSLFNNQSENDYYLGLKQDKTKLPNFFTYDFMAIDILIKSFTDARDQDFRQAIETGGYGDNYKTLLKDLNSVLNNKKININKDLSGVNFKRDDDDVELYPEDLSHGELKKLCIYVWIKSNKIENAIVLMDEIEIAFHPDWQYQIVRDLEEWSPSNQYILATHSYELCQAVTPAHVKELPPKLIKPNKL, from the coding sequence ATGAGTAACCTTATTTTTTTACTCAAAAGTATTAATCAATACAAAAAATTAGGAGTTTTTATGTTTTTGCAGAGAATTCGAGTTCCTGATTTTCGTGTTTTAAAAAATGTTGATATTTCTTTTGAAAAAGAATTTACTCCTAGTATATTTCCACTTGGTAGTTTGAATGGCGGTGGTAAAAGTACACTATTGCAATTAATTTTTGTGTTACTCCATTGTTCTATTCATGAAGATAGAAAAATTTTTTTAAAAAATTTAATTGAAGGTTTTAAGATTGATAAAGACTCTGATAAGCGAGTTTTGGCAATAATTGATATTTGGGATGGCAAACAAAATATAGAGCTTGAGTTTTTTACTTGTAAAGAATCTTTTGTATTAGATACCTATGAACAAGAAAATAATGATAGTGAAATTAGTGAGAATAATCTTTCAGGAAAGGATGTATATGATGACATAAAAAAAAATCAATCAGAATATAGTCTTGGAAAAACATTCTATTTACTATACGAAAAAAAACACAGACAAGAATATTTCCATAGAATATTTTCTAAATATCTTCAGAGTAATAAAACAGGATATATATGTGATGTATATACTGATAATGTTGATTCTTCCAAAGAAATGTTACTGTGCCGTTTTGATAATTTAGAGATAAATGATGTAGAATCATTTCTGATTAATTTATCAGAGAAAGTATTCTTGGCAGCACATATTTCACAGATTTTTCTATTTCTTTCAGCTAACTCCAGAAAATCATTATTTAATAATCAAAGTGAAAATGACTATTACTTAGGTTTAAAACAAGATAAAACTAAATTACCTAATTTTTTCACCTATGATTTTATGGCTATAGATATTCTGATTAAATCTTTTACTGATGCTCGTGATCAAGATTTTAGACAAGCTATAGAAACAGGAGGTTACGGTGATAATTATAAAACATTATTAAAGGATTTAAATTCTGTATTAAATAATAAAAAAATCAATATAAATAAAGATTTATCTGGTGTTAACTTTAAAAGAGACGATGATGATGTAGAACTTTACCCAGAAGATTTAAGTCACGGTGAACTCAAAAAATTATGTATCTATGTATGGATTAAATCTAATAAAATAGAAAATGCAATTGTTTTAATGGATGAAATTGAAATAGCATTTCATCCAGATTGGCAATATCAAATAGTTAGGGATTTAGAAGAATGGTCGCCTAGCAATCAATATATTTTAGCAACTCATTCTTATGAGCTATGTCAAGCAGTTACCCCTGCTCATGTTAAAGAATTACCACCAAAACTTATCAAGCCAAACAAATTATAA
- a CDS encoding Gfo/Idh/MocA family protein — MNQNVVGVAVVGTGFGQKVHIPGLIAHPRTNVVAVYHRDIHQAQAIADAHKIPHACTNIADIVNIPEVQAVSISTPPFLHYEMAKTVLKAGKHLLLEKPTSLNATEAKELYQLAITNQVTAVVDFEFRFVPGWQLFADLLASGYVGNKRLIKIDWFGSSRADTSRPWNWYSSQAQGGGALGSLGSHAFDYIYWLFGPVRRLSAYLSTAIPNRLDPSTNQLKPVETDDNCLLSLELADGTPCQLNISAVVHAPRTHWLEVYGDRGTLVLGSENQKDYIHGFRVWGSQVGQPLTEIEIPQSLMFTQNFTDGRISAFIRVVDQWLQGIDQKQSVVPSLREGVYSQLLMDLSHQSHQTSSWIDVPSLDTYLQN, encoded by the coding sequence ATGAATCAAAATGTAGTTGGTGTGGCTGTCGTTGGGACTGGATTTGGTCAAAAAGTTCATATCCCTGGGTTGATTGCCCATCCTCGAACTAATGTGGTTGCTGTTTATCATCGGGATATTCATCAAGCCCAAGCCATTGCTGATGCCCATAAAATTCCTCATGCTTGTACTAATATTGCCGATATTGTCAACATCCCAGAAGTACAAGCAGTTAGTATTTCCACACCTCCATTTTTGCATTATGAAATGGCTAAAACTGTACTAAAAGCAGGTAAACATTTATTATTAGAAAAACCCACAAGTTTAAATGCAACTGAAGCTAAAGAATTATATCAATTAGCAATTACAAATCAAGTAACTGCGGTAGTAGATTTTGAATTTCGCTTTGTTCCCGGCTGGCAATTATTTGCAGATTTATTAGCATCAGGTTATGTCGGTAACAAACGCCTGATTAAAATTGATTGGTTTGGTTCTTCTCGCGCTGATACTTCTCGCCCGTGGAATTGGTATTCGTCTCAAGCCCAAGGCGGTGGTGCTTTGGGGTCTTTGGGTTCCCACGCCTTTGATTATATTTATTGGTTATTTGGGCCTGTCCGCAGATTAAGTGCTTATTTAAGTACAGCCATCCCCAACCGCCTTGACCCCAGCACCAATCAACTCAAGCCAGTGGAAACCGATGATAATTGTTTGTTGTCCCTGGAATTAGCCGATGGCACACCTTGTCAACTGAATATTAGTGCGGTAGTTCACGCACCGCGCACTCATTGGTTAGAGGTGTATGGCGATCGCGGTACATTAGTCTTAGGCAGCGAAAATCAAAAAGACTACATCCACGGTTTTCGCGTTTGGGGTTCCCAAGTCGGACAACCACTCACAGAAATTGAAATTCCTCAGTCGTTAATGTTTACCCAAAACTTCACCGACGGACGTATTTCTGCATTCATCCGCGTAGTAGACCAATGGCTACAAGGAATTGACCAAAAACAGTCAGTCGTCCCATCTTTACGAGAAGGGGTTTATTCCCAATTGTTAATGGATTTATCCCATCAATCCCATCAAACTAGCAGTTGGATTGATGTTCCGAGCTTAGATACTTATCTACAAAATTAA
- a CDS encoding PAS domain S-box protein: protein MTAEDHIFSPVNELVLSEEAFFFERSLDLLSVVGLDGYFRRINPAFTQILGYSEAEFLARPFLDFVHPDDHIATLAEMEKIKAGIPIFNFENRYRTKDGDDRWLEWTASPQISRGVIYCVARDITQQKQTEVTLQNINQELEQRIAERTAELEQANAALRESEERNQLAMEVARIYTFEWDVSTDAVKRSPQCGVILGLTPSSAQQDTGTNFFQRVHPDDRDRFRGIVQTLTPEKSSYKITYRLVRPDEQIITFEESGRGFFDQQGKLSRLIGMVADITERQRLEAELESSRATLQQQLTEIETIYQSAPIGLNVLDPDLRFVRINQQLAEINGFSVEEHLGRTIRELLPDIADTAEQLIRPIFDTGEPLLNVEIRGETPAQPGVERVWLEKFLPLKDGERVIGVSTVCEEITERKRTEEQLRQFNLLIELSYEPILVWSFEQGIISWNQGCEQLYGYTREQVMGQNTHILLQTIYPLPLAELLTILERDRQWTGELKHTTHTGQQVIVESRQQLIETNGQKLVLETNRDITEHKKSELALRRSEERYRTLFKTMEDGFCVIEMLFDENNKPVDYCFLEINPAFERETGLRQAVGKTARQLLPNLEEFWFETYGRVALTGEPVRFENGSEVMNRWFEVYAFPIERAENRKVAILFKNISYRKAIETQREKLLQQEQAAREAAERANQIKDEFLAILSHELRTPLNPILGWAKMLQSPKMNAEKLQHGLITIERNAKQQAQLIDDLLDISRIIRGKLSLSFGAVNLSEPIAAALETVNLAAQAKAIQLDVLLEPLKAYVRGDAGRLQQVIWNLLSNAIKFTPHGGQVTVQLTCINNHAQIQVSDTGKGIQAEFLPFVFELFQQQDSSTTRNFGGLGLGLAIARKIIEAHGGSINAASAGEGQGATFTVQLPLMSALNLHTPDDSDSQKLSIENLRVVVVDDEADSLELLKVILEQEGALVKEVLSPIKALPLLATTPFDLLISDIGMPDMDGYTFIHQVRHLVPQFNRDIPAIALTAFVGETNKRQILAAGFQAHLAKPIEPQLLLDAIATLITRHSSN, encoded by the coding sequence ATGACTGCTGAAGATCATATTTTCTCACCTGTAAATGAATTGGTATTATCCGAAGAAGCCTTTTTCTTTGAGCGATCGCTTGATCTGCTGTCGGTAGTTGGTCTGGATGGCTACTTTCGGCGAATCAACCCAGCATTTACTCAAATCCTGGGTTACTCAGAAGCAGAATTTTTAGCCCGTCCTTTCTTGGACTTTGTGCATCCAGATGACCATATTGCCACCTTGGCAGAAATGGAGAAAATCAAGGCAGGCATACCTATATTCAATTTCGAGAATCGCTACCGGACGAAAGATGGAGATGATCGCTGGCTAGAGTGGACAGCATCACCACAAATTAGCAGGGGTGTGATTTACTGCGTGGCGCGAGACATTACCCAGCAAAAGCAGACAGAAGTTACCTTACAAAACATCAACCAGGAACTAGAACAGCGCATTGCCGAACGGACTGCCGAGTTAGAACAGGCAAATGCCGCACTGCGGGAGAGTGAAGAACGCAATCAATTAGCAATGGAAGTTGCCCGGATTTATACCTTTGAATGGGATGTAAGCACCGATGCAGTCAAGCGATCGCCTCAATGTGGTGTGATTTTAGGGTTAACTCCATCATCAGCGCAACAAGACACAGGCACAAATTTTTTTCAGCGTGTCCATCCTGATGATCGCGATCGCTTCAGAGGAATTGTACAAACACTCACACCAGAAAAGAGCAGCTACAAAATTACCTATCGACTAGTGCGCCCAGATGAGCAAATAATCACCTTCGAGGAAAGTGGACGCGGATTTTTTGACCAGCAAGGAAAGTTAAGTCGCCTAATTGGGATGGTGGCAGACATTACAGAACGTCAGCGACTAGAAGCCGAATTAGAATCAAGTCGGGCAACCTTGCAACAGCAACTAACAGAAATTGAGACTATCTACCAATCTGCCCCCATTGGCTTAAATGTTCTCGATCCTGACCTGCGTTTTGTGCGAATTAACCAGCAATTGGCGGAAATTAATGGGTTTTCTGTAGAAGAACATCTTGGGCGCACCATCCGCGAGTTGTTACCTGACATTGCCGATACTGCCGAACAATTAATCCGTCCGATTTTTGACACAGGAGAACCATTACTGAATGTTGAAATTCGCGGGGAAACTCCGGCACAACCGGGCGTAGAAAGGGTTTGGTTAGAAAAATTTTTGCCGTTGAAGGACGGAGAACGTGTGATTGGTGTCAGTACTGTGTGTGAAGAAATTACTGAACGCAAACGCACCGAAGAACAACTACGTCAATTCAACTTGCTGATTGAGTTATCTTATGAACCGATACTGGTATGGAGTTTTGAGCAAGGCATTATCAGTTGGAATCAGGGTTGTGAGCAACTGTACGGTTATACAAGAGAACAAGTCATGGGGCAGAATACCCATATTCTGCTTCAAACAATTTACCCCTTACCATTAGCGGAACTGCTTACCATCTTAGAACGCGATCGCCAATGGACAGGAGAGTTAAAGCATACTACTCATACAGGACAGCAGGTAATTGTAGAAAGCCGTCAGCAACTAATTGAGACGAACGGACAGAAACTAGTTTTAGAAACAAACCGCGATATTACCGAACACAAAAAATCCGAGTTAGCCCTACGTCGTTCAGAAGAACGTTATCGCACCCTGTTTAAGACGATGGAAGACGGTTTTTGTGTAATTGAAATGTTGTTTGATGAAAACAACAAACCAGTTGATTATTGCTTTTTAGAAATTAACCCTGCTTTTGAGCGAGAAACCGGACTTCGACAGGCAGTTGGTAAAACAGCCCGGCAACTTCTTCCTAATTTAGAAGAATTTTGGTTTGAAACTTATGGCAGAGTTGCCCTCACCGGTGAACCTGTGCGCTTTGAAAATGGCTCTGAGGTTATGAATCGCTGGTTTGAGGTTTATGCCTTCCCCATTGAACGGGCAGAAAACCGTAAAGTTGCCATTTTATTTAAGAATATTAGTTATCGCAAAGCCATAGAAACCCAACGAGAAAAATTACTCCAACAAGAACAAGCCGCCAGAGAAGCTGCCGAACGCGCTAATCAAATCAAGGATGAATTTTTGGCGATTCTCTCTCATGAATTACGAACGCCCTTAAACCCGATTTTGGGTTGGGCAAAAATGCTGCAATCACCAAAGATGAATGCCGAAAAACTCCAGCATGGCTTAATTACGATTGAGCGGAATGCCAAACAACAGGCGCAACTAATTGATGATCTCCTCGATATCTCCCGCATCATTCGTGGTAAACTCTCCCTCAGTTTTGGGGCTGTGAATTTATCGGAACCAATCGCTGCGGCTTTAGAAACTGTGAATTTAGCAGCACAGGCAAAAGCGATTCAATTAGATGTGTTACTAGAGCCATTAAAGGCTTATGTCAGAGGGGATGCAGGCAGATTACAACAAGTTATCTGGAATTTACTCTCAAATGCCATCAAATTTACCCCCCACGGTGGACAGGTAACAGTGCAACTCACTTGTATTAATAACCATGCACAAATTCAAGTGAGTGATACTGGTAAAGGCATCCAAGCAGAATTTTTGCCATTCGTGTTTGAGTTATTCCAACAACAGGATAGTTCCACAACTCGGAATTTTGGTGGGTTAGGGTTGGGGTTGGCGATCGCACGTAAAATTATTGAAGCACATGGGGGGAGTATCAATGCTGCCAGTGCCGGAGAAGGACAAGGGGCAACCTTTACGGTACAGTTACCTTTAATGTCTGCATTAAATCTCCATACTCCTGATGATTCCGACTCTCAAAAACTGAGTATAGAAAATCTCCGCGTGGTGGTGGTTGATGATGAGGCCGATTCCCTCGAACTGCTGAAGGTGATACTGGAACAAGAAGGCGCACTTGTCAAAGAAGTATTATCTCCGATTAAAGCCCTACCTTTGTTAGCTACAACACCATTCGATTTGCTAATCAGTGATATTGGAATGCCAGACATGGACGGCTACACTTTTATTCATCAAGTGCGTCATCTAGTACCCCAATTTAACCGAGATATTCCCGCGATCGCTTTGACTGCTTTTGTTGGGGAGACAAATAAACGTCAAATCCTCGCGGCGGGATTTCAAGCACACCTCGCTAAACCAATTGAACCGCAACTACTACTAGATGCGATCGCTACATTAATCACTAGACATTCCTCGAATTAA
- a CDS encoding sensor histidine kinase: MYAPTKLKFSPSHLVTITVLLTLLLFIPQIWLNWQAYYNFNNITKNEFRLQKLSDEIVYLDEVLTMSARMNAATGNIMWEKRYRQFEQKLDGAIQESIKLAPQAYNSEDAKKIDVANQKLVKMEYQSFDLVKDNKQQAAQQLLSSREYENQKQIYADGVAKRRLNIALELQQQVVYYRQKIFWAILGSIISLILLIPSWLLVLRLLQEYLKAKKIAQLALEETNLALETKVAARTETLNQKNIELENTLQELQSTQIHLIQTEKMSSLGQLVAGVAHEINNPVNFIYGNLKYAREYTQQLMDLMNLYRQEYSVTNSQINTKFKELDIEFILDDLPKILSSMEVGADRIREIVLTLRNFSRLDEAEMKPVDIHEGIDSTLLILQYHLKGKTGQQEIKIIKDYCENLPQIECYAGGLNQVFMNILNNAIDALREKEVEELKQKIKQQTSYIQIQTQVKNEKYIIIRIKDNGFGIPEEVKSKLFDPFFTTKPVGKGTGLGLSISYQIIVDKHKGNIICNSSSGNGTEFVIELPIKHIWESDFVSESSCVDRE; the protein is encoded by the coding sequence ATGTATGCGCCTACTAAACTGAAATTTTCTCCCTCACACTTAGTCACTATCACAGTACTACTAACCTTACTTTTATTTATTCCGCAAATTTGGCTGAATTGGCAAGCATATTATAATTTTAATAATATTACTAAAAATGAATTTAGATTACAAAAACTAAGTGATGAAATTGTTTATCTTGATGAAGTATTAACCATGTCGGCCAGGATGAATGCTGCCACAGGTAACATAATGTGGGAAAAACGATATCGTCAATTTGAACAAAAACTAGATGGAGCTATTCAAGAATCTATTAAATTAGCACCTCAAGCATATAACAGTGAAGATGCTAAAAAAATTGATGTGGCTAATCAGAAGTTAGTGAAAATGGAATATCAATCTTTTGATTTAGTGAAGGATAATAAACAACAAGCAGCACAACAACTACTTTCTAGCCGTGAATATGAAAATCAAAAGCAAATTTATGCTGATGGTGTTGCCAAAAGAAGATTGAATATAGCATTAGAATTACAACAACAAGTTGTTTATTATCGCCAAAAAATATTTTGGGCAATTTTAGGGTCTATCATCAGTTTAATATTGCTGATTCCCTCATGGCTATTGGTATTGAGATTGTTACAGGAATATTTAAAAGCCAAAAAAATTGCTCAACTTGCCTTAGAAGAAACTAATTTGGCGCTAGAAACAAAAGTTGCAGCCAGGACAGAAACATTAAACCAGAAAAATATAGAACTAGAAAATACCTTGCAAGAACTACAAAGTACTCAAATACATTTAATTCAAACTGAAAAGATGTCTTCTCTTGGTCAGTTAGTTGCTGGTGTGGCTCATGAAATTAATAATCCTGTTAATTTTATTTACGGTAATTTAAAATATGCGCGGGAATATACTCAGCAATTAATGGATTTAATGAATTTATATCGACAAGAATATTCGGTTACTAATTCGCAAATAAATACTAAATTTAAAGAGTTGGATATAGAATTTATTTTGGATGATTTGCCTAAAATTTTATCCTCAATGGAAGTTGGTGCTGATCGTATCCGCGAGATTGTACTAACATTACGTAACTTTTCTCGTCTTGATGAAGCCGAAATGAAACCTGTAGATATTCATGAAGGTATTGACAGTACTTTGTTAATTTTACAGTATCACCTGAAAGGTAAGACTGGTCAGCAAGAAATTAAAATCATTAAAGACTATTGTGAGAATTTACCTCAGATTGAATGTTATGCAGGTGGGTTAAATCAGGTGTTTATGAATATATTAAATAATGCTATTGATGCCCTAAGAGAAAAGGAAGTTGAAGAATTAAAGCAAAAAATTAAACAACAGACTAGTTATATTCAGATCCAAACACAAGTTAAAAACGAAAAATATATAATTATTCGCATTAAAGATAACGGTTTTGGTATACCAGAGGAAGTTAAAAGTAAACTATTTGACCCATTTTTTACTACTAAACCTGTAGGTAAAGGTACTGGCTTAGGATTATCTATTAGTTATCAAATTATTGTAGATAAGCACAAAGGAAATATTATCTGTAATTCTTCATCAGGTAATGGTACAGAATTTGTGATTGAGCTTCCTATCAAGCATATATGGGAATCTGATTTTGTTTCCGAATCTAGTTGTGTAGATAGGGAATAG
- a CDS encoding DUF4870 domain-containing protein — MRKQVQKQMRTWAMLCHLSALVAWLLLFGLVFLGIPLYLPLNILLPLVIWRLKKAKYPWIDFQGRESLNFQISLTLYTLVVIIFSLLLVLGSCGIAITTNGAVNEVKSVLDGLLLVWTFLIFALFLLQSFLVTFAGIKAYHGEHYRYPLTMRILR, encoded by the coding sequence ATGAGAAAACAAGTCCAAAAACAAATGCGTACATGGGCGATGTTATGTCATCTTTCGGCTTTAGTAGCATGGCTATTGTTATTTGGATTGGTTTTTCTGGGCATTCCTTTGTATTTACCATTGAATATTCTATTACCCTTGGTCATTTGGCGACTGAAAAAAGCTAAATATCCTTGGATTGACTTTCAAGGTAGAGAATCTTTAAACTTTCAAATTTCCTTAACTTTATATACTTTAGTGGTGATTATTTTTTCTTTACTACTCGTTTTGGGTAGCTGTGGTATTGCCATCACAACTAATGGTGCAGTCAATGAAGTCAAATCAGTGTTAGATGGCTTACTTCTGGTCTGGACATTTTTAATTTTTGCCTTATTTTTATTACAATCATTTTTAGTTACATTTGCTGGTATCAAAGCTTATCACGGAGAACATTATCGCTATCCTTTGACTATGCGAATTTTAAGATGA
- a CDS encoding DUF1822 family protein encodes MTVTFANSTDLILEISEFTQGSQAFSHPTAEYQAYLNELCLNAVLPWLQEDFTPQAKVWPTTTALSSFWELVNGTAVTVDATRFILVPSENIDFSELRVPQEWIDLPSWVGDYYLAVQVEADAGYVRVWGYCTHTQLKQQGNYDPGDRTYSLNASEIITDISVLAVAREFCPAEATRTTVAVIPTLPQAQAQNLINRLGNAEVITPRLAIPFQLWGGLIEHSGWRQNLYERRINLPEQRSVLQWLESGVSQLAQAIGWERWNLELSAAARSVEDRATEANISRQLAIAGQIYELTIIPQGEPDSPYWRFELRNATVGAAIPGGFKLRLLTEDLQPFPNNEDIATTAVEQLFVEVALEPGEGIVWEVEPLPENYEREILKF; translated from the coding sequence ATGACTGTTACTTTTGCTAATTCTACAGACTTAATTTTAGAGATTTCCGAATTTACCCAAGGTAGTCAGGCTTTTTCTCATCCCACTGCGGAATATCAAGCTTATTTGAATGAACTTTGCCTGAATGCTGTCTTACCTTGGTTACAGGAGGACTTTACACCACAGGCAAAGGTTTGGCCAACTACCACTGCATTATCCAGTTTTTGGGAACTGGTAAATGGAACTGCTGTTACAGTAGATGCAACAAGGTTTATCTTAGTTCCCAGTGAAAATATTGATTTCAGTGAATTACGTGTACCCCAAGAATGGATAGATTTACCGAGTTGGGTGGGAGATTATTATTTGGCGGTGCAAGTAGAAGCAGATGCAGGTTATGTCAGGGTTTGGGGTTATTGTACTCACACCCAACTCAAGCAGCAGGGTAATTATGATCCAGGCGATCGCACCTATTCTCTCAATGCTAGTGAGATAATTACTGATATCAGTGTTTTAGCTGTGGCGCGGGAATTTTGTCCAGCCGAAGCAACACGCACCACTGTTGCGGTAATTCCCACCCTACCACAAGCCCAAGCCCAAAACTTAATTAACCGCCTCGGTAATGCGGAAGTCATCACCCCTCGGTTAGCGATTCCTTTTCAACTGTGGGGTGGGTTAATTGAACATAGCGGTTGGCGACAAAATTTATATGAACGTCGGATTAATTTACCCGAACAGCGTTCTGTGTTGCAATGGTTAGAAAGTGGTGTATCGCAACTTGCTCAAGCAATTGGTTGGGAACGATGGAATTTAGAATTAAGTGCGGCGGCGCGGAGTGTCGAAGATAGAGCAACTGAGGCAAATATATCACGGCAGTTAGCGATCGCCGGACAAATCTACGAACTGACAATTATCCCCCAAGGCGAACCAGACTCACCTTATTGGCGGTTTGAGTTGCGTAACGCCACAGTCGGCGCAGCCATTCCCGGCGGTTTTAAACTGCGCCTGCTAACAGAAGACTTACAGCCATTTCCCAACAACGAAGATATAGCCACAACCGCAGTCGAACAACTGTTTGTTGAAGTAGCTTTAGAACCAGGGGAAGGTATCGTCTGGGAAGTAGAACCTTTACCCGAAAATTATGAGCGAGAAATACTTAAATTTTAA